From one Plantibacter flavus genomic stretch:
- a CDS encoding multidrug effflux MFS transporter has translation MSAGDAAPAADDFARRRIAYVIALGLLQTLSTFTIDIYLPAFPQIAGTFGVSEPSIQFTFTGAMIGMVFGQFFAGPWSDAVGRRQPMLIATVVHVAASIACALAPSVEMLVAARVLQGAASAATGVIALAIVRDLYSGLSMMRMLASMSLISGMAIAVGPLFGSLLLEVMEWRGVFASLAGYGLAIGLLVLVLIGETLPPERRHPGGLRARASAMRRVGSDRPFVGLVLVTSLAWAGMYSYLAASSFLFQRVYGLSELQYGLVFASHALMMLLGTQLGVRIAHRIEPRRIVMLSTAGLGLSAIGLLLIGLLPVGPLVSIMVFLWAFTFFLGVNTPCIQTLALARHGGDAGTAASLLNATRQGFGALATPIAGFIGVTSAAPVAAVMVVGQLAAIVILWVVVRPGRLDPID, from the coding sequence ATGAGCGCGGGCGACGCGGCACCGGCGGCCGACGACTTCGCACGCCGACGGATCGCGTACGTCATCGCGCTGGGACTGCTGCAGACACTCAGCACCTTCACGATCGACATCTACCTGCCGGCCTTCCCGCAGATCGCGGGCACGTTCGGCGTCTCGGAGCCGTCGATCCAGTTCACCTTCACGGGCGCGATGATCGGCATGGTCTTCGGACAGTTCTTCGCCGGCCCCTGGAGCGACGCAGTCGGTCGGCGCCAGCCGATGCTCATCGCCACCGTCGTCCACGTCGCCGCCTCGATCGCCTGCGCCCTCGCGCCCTCGGTCGAGATGTTGGTGGCCGCTCGCGTGCTCCAGGGCGCGGCGTCGGCCGCGACGGGCGTCATCGCGCTCGCCATCGTGCGCGACCTCTACTCCGGGTTGTCGATGATGCGCATGCTGGCGTCGATGTCGCTCATTTCGGGGATGGCCATCGCCGTCGGGCCACTGTTCGGGTCGCTGTTGCTGGAGGTCATGGAGTGGCGGGGCGTCTTCGCCTCCCTCGCCGGATACGGACTCGCCATCGGGCTGCTCGTGCTCGTCCTCATCGGCGAGACGCTCCCTCCGGAACGCCGGCACCCCGGAGGACTGCGCGCTCGCGCCTCGGCGATGCGGCGGGTGGGCTCCGACCGACCCTTCGTCGGGCTCGTGCTCGTGACCTCACTGGCGTGGGCCGGCATGTACAGCTATCTCGCGGCCTCCTCGTTCCTGTTCCAACGGGTCTACGGGCTCAGCGAACTGCAGTACGGTCTCGTCTTCGCCTCGCACGCGCTCATGATGCTCCTCGGCACGCAACTCGGGGTCCGCATCGCCCATCGCATCGAACCTCGCCGCATCGTCATGCTGTCCACCGCCGGTCTCGGGCTCTCCGCCATCGGGCTGCTCCTGATCGGGCTCCTGCCCGTCGGGCCGCTCGTGAGCATCATGGTGTTCCTCTGGGCGTTCACCTTCTTCCTCGGTGTGAACACCCCCTGCATCCAGACCCTCGCGCTCGCCCGCCACGGCGGCGACGCCGGCACCGCGGCGAGTCTCCTGAACGCCACCCGGCAGGGCTTCGGCGCGCTCGCCACCCCGATCGCCGGGTTCATCGGGGTGACGAGCGCCGCACCCGTGGCCGCGGTCATGGTGGTCGGCCAGCTCGCCGCGATCGTCATCCTGTGGGTCGTCGTCCGGCCGGGACGACTCGACCCCATCGACTGA